The Sander lucioperca isolate FBNREF2018 chromosome 4, SLUC_FBN_1.2, whole genome shotgun sequence DNA segment ATCAAAAGGGATTTAAATTGATTAAAAGGGATTAGCCCGTctaaaatttttacaagtttctGCGATTGTTCCACTTGTGTGGAGCATAGTATTTAGGAGCCAGTTCCCCAATCTCATTATTAACTTGGTGATTTCGAGGACCAAATAGTCTTGGGACCTGGTGCAGTGTGAAATTGATCTAGTTAAAATTACGTGTTAAAGACCCAGGTAGTTTGCCATCCCCAGTTATGAACCTCATGGCTGAATGTAACAATCACTTGGTAAGACTCTtgcttttctctctgtccttccTCTCAGAGTTCAGATATGTGGCAGTGGATCTGGCGGGTCACGGTCTGTCGTCACATCGTAGTCCTGGAGATTTCTACTCTTTTCCGGCGTATGTGATGGACGTACGCAGAGTTGTTGACGGTGTGTGAGTTTGAGTTCAACAAGTTGCAGAACGTGTAGCCACTTATTGAAATCAAACATCAGTGTTTGTTCAGGCAACAAACTAGATCTGACCGCTGTTATAGTGTGTTCTGGGTGATAATATCATTCTTAATTATTGGTCATTGAGtttctatatctatatatttatttatttatttaaataaacggataaatattgtgatatatttttacaatatcaCCCAGCTCGTATTGCAATTAAACCACAGTGATATAGTGCGTCCTGGGTGATATCATTCTTTATTATTGGCTCATcgactttatatatatatatatatatatatatttaaaaaactgaATTGTGATATATTTAAACAATACCACCCAGCTCGTATTGCAGTTAAACCGCAGTAGTGACGTTGTCTTTCAACTAAAAACAGTCTCTGTATTCTGTGATGAGATATGAATTCTGTTTGATGATCTGTGAAATGACTCCCACAGCTCTGGAGTGGAGCAAATTCTCCATCATAGGCCACAGTATGGGTGAGTGCAGCTTTACATCAGAATTAGAGAAATTCAAATGTTGGTGTTatgttatatttatttgtaCCCTTtcgttctttctttttgttttttaggtgGTAACGTTGCTGGAATGGTAAGTGACGTGGCCATGACAGGATACTATTTTCACAAGATATACTGACTCTGTAGAGAGTATTTTCCTTTACTGTGTGGTGTTTAATCCGTATTGTGTCTTCCACAGTTTGGTGCACTGTATCCTGAGATGGTGGATGCTGTCGTACTGCTGGACTCATATGGATTCTTCCCTACAGATAAGGTACTTGAACAGTTATTAAATCCCAGACTACAGTTACTACAGGGCTGTCATTTGTTTTAGTTAAGGGTGAAGAAAAATACCATGTATTTTGAAGTTGTGAtgcaaaatattacatttattaaCACCGGGCTTCAGAGCAATTTCATAAATCCTCCCACAGAATTCATTgttaatttagatttttataGTCTTTTACTATAGAAGCAAGCATTTACTTTAAAATCGGACCATGGAAGTTTGCTTTTTATTTCACATCAAACTATCTGCACAACTACCAGTCACAAAAACCTAAAGCCTGCAGGTCTTGAAAGTCTTAATTTTTCCTGGAAAAAAAAGGCCGtagaatatatttttaaaaaagtcacTCATTCATGTTCATTTTATGACACACATCCAGGTTgcttaatttaattaattctgtcatcattatttttgttaaatACAGAAAGAAgtatagaaaaaagtgatataataataaataattctaGGTCATATGGTCCATACTGGAATTAAAAAGTGGGTAGAAAGGAGAAGAACAGACAAGTTGCTTAGATATAGAGTTAAAAGGTATTGTTGAAAAAACACCACACTGTTACAAGAGCTCCCTCTAGGAGAGAACATCTATAGTGGCCCCCAGATAATCTTTGCTTCAGACCCCTGATTTACACTGTAGACTGTAAAAGACTCTATTTCCTTGTGTAATGAATTTTAGATTGTGAGTAAATGGAAAAAATATACAGGTTGTGTGACATTTAAGAAATGCTTTTAGTCACCAGTGTAATTGAATCTGACACCTTTTCTCCTGTGTTTAGCATGATATTATTGCCGTACACTTACTCCATAATAATTCACAAAGAGCTGTGCTGTACAATCCACTATTGTCAGTAGCTTTGAATTGCTTACCTCATCATCTGTCTGTTTTCTTGCAGAAAGAAATGTTGAAAGTGATGAGGCAGGGGATGGATCAGATGGTTCAGTTTGAAAAAATGACGGAAGATAAGAAGAGAAGAGTTTACACTTATGAAAATGCAGTAGAGAGGTGCTGCAccttttgtattttatgttgttttacAATGAATACTTAACATCCACTCATCCAGTTATGTTGTTTGTACAAGTGTTTTCTAAAAAAGCCTTTCATTTCTTTCAGGCTGATGGCTGCCAACCCGATTCTGTCTGAACGGTCTGTGCACATCCTTTTAGAGCGAGGTCTAGTTCAAGTTGAAGGAGGTACATCTTTATCTTCCTCTTCTCGgcttttatttttgtcatgGGCACTCCTCATAGAACAAAATTAGTCCACCCTCCTCTCTGAAAGTTTTTACTCTTTCGCTGAAAATATAATGCAACTTTCTCTTGCAGGTGTGGCGTTTACCCGAGACCTCCGTATTAATCTGGTAGGTTTTTGCTGAACTGCTCCAACTCATCACTTTACATGTTTATCCCTCCCACAGGTGTCATATGCAGCCCATAAAATGCATGGACAGTATTGTacattgtattgttttgtctttcgtttttttagaaaaatataACACGCATCAGTTTGGAGCAGAGTCTGGAATTGCAGTCGGGGATTCAAGCCTCTGTTCTAGTTATTCTGTAAGTTATTCCTCTACCTCACATTTCATTATTGCAGTACATGACCTAATCTCAGTGCAATACTAGTAAATTGTACCTCACTGAATATACATacagtctttttcttttctttcttctttgtctTTCCAGAGCAGAGGACGGCTTTGAGAAAATGTTTAGTGAACCAGAGCAAAAGAAAGTCACATCAGCAATTCTCCAGGCCTATAGGGACAGaaatgtgagtgtgtttatacagtgtgtttgtgaaaAGTAGGTAGGCTTGGTGGTTATTTTTAGCCGTTAAGCCTTTGAGTGTGTGTAATTGTGCCTagtagacagaaagacagacggCTGTACAGATACTAAAGTAGCTGCGAGTATGAACTCAGTGTCTCAGAGGCAgcagaaatctttttttttttttttttaaagattattttttggacattttaggccttcatttccataggacagatgaagacatgaaaggggagagagaggagttgaacgcgcggccgctgcgtcgaggagtaaacctctatatgcgtgcgcctgctctaccaactgagctaacccggccacaggcAGCAGAAATCTTTATAGCTGTGAACCTCAACGCCGACCCACATACTGGAGCTTGGTCAAGTGTTGCtgatgagagagagaacagaagaTGTGCGTCAACTAAACGTCTCCAGTGATGGTCTCTTTCCAAACCAGCTGGTGATAAAAACAATGTAGCTGCTGCTTGGAATATCAGAATACTAATGATAATCTATAATGATACTAATGATttcttaaagtggctataatcaatatttctaCTGTATAATGTGACAGTGTGATGTCCCGACAGAGAATTATCAACCGAATCTGCAGCTGCCCTCGGCTTTACGGAGctttttcagctcattgttttatttcactctcactgctctcatagtgtcgttttcagcagcagcaggcagccattttcagtaaaaaaacaaacaaacgatGCACTACCTTGTcagcaccaaatggcagacagacatgggcgtcagtttggtttgaaatgtgctggggacagagacgcattcattttttttttttctcttttgcgcaggtcatgttttgaaagacgctgtcctgtagcttactaatgaataaaaacgtggtttaatgtatgtaaacaatgatcaatgattaccaaatttctctctcatattgctcctcataaccactgaaaactgtcaaaaaatcgaacccaaagtcctattattatggacgttatctgacattaagcattTCTGCTTCatattttcagcagggcagcggagcggctgtgggttgactccccacagttctcatgggctttataagtcataacctgaaaaagcttaacgtggttttaatgtacctaaacaatgatcaatcatcaccacatttctggttcgattttgacagttttcagtggttatgaggagcaatatgagagagaaatttggtaatcattgatcattgtttaggtacaagctttttcctcaCCATAGGCGCCACTGAAGAAGACAATATAATGcaagactatatatatatatatatatatatatatatatatatatattggatttcggtttagttctttga contains these protein-coding regions:
- the LOC116040505 gene encoding serine hydrolase-like protein isoform X2; the encoded protein is MLQALKSVRHLQSSAMKQAVSELCVPVPWGELRGKVWGPDHGRPVLCLHGWADNCGTFNTLIPLLPKALEWSKFSIIGHSMGGNVAGMFGALYPEMVDAVVLLDSYGFFPTDKKEMLKVMRQGMDQMVQFEKMTEDKKRRVYTYENAVERLMAANPILSERSVHILLERGLVQVEGGVAFTRDLRINLKNITRISLEQSLELQSGIQASVLVILAEDGFEKMFSEPEQKKVTSAILQAYRDRNHAVVTVPGDHHVHLNDPKAVAPLVSDFLQTKVLTQPARQTAERTSKL
- the LOC116040505 gene encoding serine hydrolase-like protein isoform X1, which produces MLQALKSVRHLQSSAMKQAVSELCVPVPWGELRGKVWGPDHGRPVLCLHGWADNCGTFNTLIPLLPKEFRYVAVDLAGHGLSSHRSPGDFYSFPAYVMDVRRVVDALEWSKFSIIGHSMGGNVAGMFGALYPEMVDAVVLLDSYGFFPTDKKEMLKVMRQGMDQMVQFEKMTEDKKRRVYTYENAVERLMAANPILSERSVHILLERGLVQVEGGVAFTRDLRINLKNITRISLEQSLELQSGIQASVLVILAEDGFEKMFSEPEQKKVTSAILQAYRDRNHAVVTVPGDHHVHLNDPKAVAPLVSDFLQTKVLTQPARQTAERTSKL